The region GGTAAAAATGGTGAGCAATTAACTAAAATGATTGAAAATGTTTTGCCTTTAAAAAAAGAAGATATTTATATTACAAGTTTAGTTAAGTGTAAAAGTTTAAGTGGAATGAATGCATCACATTTTAGTAGTTGTAGTGCATATCTATTTAAAGAGATAGAATTGGTAAATCCTAAGTTAATAGTTACACTTGGTGAAAAAGCATATAACTTTTTATGTTCCGATGTAGTTCCTTTTAATCAAATAAGAGGGCAGTTTATAAATTATAAAACTTATAGTGTTTTACCAACATTTAGTGTTAGTTATCTTCTAAGAAATCCATCTTCGAAGAAAGAAGCATATTATGATATGCTAAAAATTAAATCAACTTTGGAGTCAAATTGAAAAATTTATTATTAATTGTTTTTGTATCATTATTATTTATTGGTTGTTCAAGTAAAAATGAATTTAAATTTCCAACAATAAAAAAAGAAAAAGTAGTTAAAACAGTTCAAGAAGAGAAAAAACAAGAGATAGAAGAGACAAGTGAACCAGTAGTAGAGGAAACTGAAGTTTTAGAGTCTGATATTAAAAAAATAGCAATTCTTTATCCTTCTTCTAAAGTAGGTAGATATGCTAATTCAACTATAAATACAATTAGTGCATTTTTAATATACAATAATGAAAAATTTCACTTAGAAGCCTTTGATACTTATAATGAAAACCCTATAAATATCGCTGCACAATTAGAGCTTATAAAACAAAAAGATTTTACAAAAGTTATAACTATGTTCACAAAAGATGGTTTTGATGTTTTAAATCAATCATTAGATATAGATGATATTAAGTTTTATTTTCCATTAATAAATAAAGCTGAAGTTATAACATACAATCAAAATTTTATTTTTGGTGGAATCTCTTATGAGGAACAATTAAACCTTTTACAAAGTTTAACTAGTGAAAAAAATACTATGTTTTATGTTAAGTCTTATTTAGGAAGTAAATTAAAGAATATTTATGAAAAAACGTTTTTAAATTCGGGTGTAATAAAAGAGATTGAAAGAACAAACAATAGATATAAATATATAATGGATGATCAAAGAATTATTGGAAGTACAATAATATTAAATACTCCAATTGTTAAGTCATCTATCATATTATCACAACTTACAGCATTTGAGGTCGAACCTGAAAAAGTTTTATCAACACAATTAAACTATAATCCTTTATTAATAAAACTAACTCAGCCAAAAGATAGAGAAAATTTTTATGTTGTAAGCTCAATTAGTAAAATTGATAGTTTTATAGAAGATTATACTAAACTTTTAGGTTCAAATGTAGCCTACGAATGGGTTGATTATTCAGCACTTATTGGTGCAAATTATTTTATTAATGAAAATGAATCAGAATTAATTAAAACAAAAATTATTGAAAATCAAGCTGATTATGAACAGACTTTATATAAAGGTACTATTTATGGCTTTGAAAAAGTACTAGCAAATTAAGTCATATTTAGGTATAATCGCGAAATTTTAAGTAAAAAAGTAAAAGAAATAAAAGATGGAGTAGGAATTGAGAACGCATTATTGTACTGAAGTAACTGAGAAAAATATTGGTGAAATTGTTACTGTTGCTGGATGGGTAAACAGTAGAAGAGACCATGGTGGAATTATTTTTATTGATTTAAGAGATAGAGGGGGACTAGTTCAATTAGTTTGTGACCCTGCTGATAATAAAGAAGCCTGGGAAGTGGCTGATAGTGTTAGAGATGAATTTGTTCTTATTGCAAAAGGTAAAGTAAGAGAAAGAGGTGAAGGTTTAGAAAACCCAAATCTTATTACAGGAAAGATTGAGATTGTAGTAGAATCATTAACTATAGAAAACAGATCTAAACCTATGCCTTTTGAATTAGGTGATGAAAAAGTAAATGAAGAGATTAGATTAAAAAATAGATTTTTAGAACTTAGAACAAAAAGATCATATGATATTTTCAAACTAAGAAGTACTGCAAATATTGCAGTAAGAAACTGTTTAAATGAATTAGGGTTTTTAGATGTTGAAACTCCAATTTTAACTAAATCTACTCCAGAAGGTGCTAGAGATTATCTTGTTCCAAGTAGAGTTCATCCAGGTGAATTTTATGCATTACCACAATCACCACAATTATTTAAACAATTATTAATGGTATCTGGTTTTGATAAATATTTTCAAATCGCTAAATGTTTTAGAGATGAAGATTTAAGAGCAGATAGACAGCCAGAGTTTACTCAAATAGATGTTGAGATGAGTTTTTGTACACAAGAAGATGTTATTCAAGTAGCTGAAAAACTTATTCATGATACATTTAAAGCTTGTGGAAAAGATGTTCCTACTACTTTCCCTAGAATTACATATAAAGAAGCTATGGAAAAATATGGTTCTGATAAACCTGATTTAAGATTTGATATGGCTATGGTGGATGTAATTGATGTTTTTGCTAACTCAACAAATGAGATTTTTGCTTCAATTGCAAAAGATACAAAAAATAATAGAATTAAAGCTTTAAAATGTCCAAATGGAGATAATATTTTTTCTAAAAGACAAATGAAAGGTTTTGAAGATTACGTTAGAAAATTTGGAGCTAAAGGTCTTGGTTACTTCCAAATGAAAGAAGATGGTCTAAAAGGACCACTTACTAAATTCTTCTCTGAGGCTGATTTAGAAGAGATTATAAAATTGACTTCTCTTGAAGTTGGTGATGTAGTATTCTTTGGAGCAGGGGATAAAAAAACTGTATGTGATTATATGGGAAGATTTAGATTATACCTTGCAGAGCAAATGGATATTATCCCTAGTGATACTTTTGAGTTTGTTTGGGTTGTTGATTTCCCAATGTTTGAAGTTGAAGATGGAAGAACAAAAGCGTTACACCATCCATTTACAATGCCAAATTTAGAAAAATGTGATTTAGATAATATTGAAGATATAGAAGATATTGAATCTATTGCATACGATATTGTATTAAATGGAACTGAGCTTGGTGGTGGTTCAATCAGAATTCATAAAGAAGAGATTCAATCAAAAGTATTCAAACTTATGGGAATTTCAGATGAAGATGCACAAGAAAAATTTGGATTCTTATTAGATGCACTTAAATATGGTGCACCAAGCCATGGTGGATTTGCAATGGGATTTGATAGATTAATTATGCTTTTAGCTGGAACTGATTCTATTAGAGATGTAATTGCTTTCCCTAAAACGCAAAGAGCTCAATGTCTTCTTACAGATGCCCCATCTGCTGTTGATACTGACCAATTAAAAGAATTAAGCCTTAGAATAAGAAAAATCGAGGCATAAAAATATAGGCAATAATATGTTTAAAATTTTTTTCATATTATTGCTTTTCTTCTCATCAGCTTTCTCTATGACGGCTGTAACTGTAACTTATCCAATTGAAGCCTTCTTTTTAAAAAAAATTGCAGATAAAACTGTTTATATAAGAGTAATTGAACAAAGTGCAACAAAGTTTAATCTTGATAATTTAGAAGAGACTAAAAAGTTTGCAACAAGTCATTACTATTTTAATTTTGGATTAGATGAAGAGAAAACTATAGAAGATTATTTTAAAAAGAGAAATCCAAATTTAAAAGTTTTTAATATGAGTGAATCTCTTCTTTTTTTAAAACTAAAAAATGGGAAATTTAATCCTTATATCTGGTTAGACCCTATATCTGCAAGAGATATTGCAAAAAATATATATGAGGCTATTATTAAAATTAGACCATATGACAAAGATATTTATAAAGTAAACTATGAGAATTTTTTAAATGAATTAGATGAAACATATTTAGATATTAAAAAAAGGCTTGATGAAAGTGAACTTTATGGTATTTTTTCATTTAATAATGAATTAGACTATTTTACAAATAGATTTAGAATAAATAATTACCATCGTGAATATAGAATGTTACATATTGATGAAGTTTCTTCTTTACTAAAGTTTGTAAGAAAAGAAAATATTAAACATATTTTGATTTCAAACGAGGCAGATTTTAGAGTTGCCCAATCCTTTAAAGGTTATATAGATGGCAAGATTATAGAATATAATATTTATACTAGACATTGGAAAGTAAATCTTTATACAATTTTAAGAGGTATAGAGAATTTTTAACATTGGCTTAAAATTATTTTTCAAAAGTATATTTTATAATGAAAAAAATATTACCAATAAAATTACATATTAATTCCATAATAATTATATAAAACAATTATATTAAAAAAATCCAAATCCCTATCTATCGACATTTGATTAATCTATTCATTTAACTATAACTCACTATGCAATAATAAGAAAGTATATAAAAATATATAGTTGTGTATATTT is a window of Halarcobacter sp. DNA encoding:
- a CDS encoding uracil-DNA glycosylase; this encodes MTKSVKKRVLYNLNFLKSIGYSYHEIIEINNKELSSDSLPNNFNELKSLVENCYLCELSKVRKHALFGEGNQNASLMLITDEPTATEDELKSHYAGKNGEQLTKMIENVLPLKKEDIYITSLVKCKSLSGMNASHFSSCSAYLFKEIELVNPKLIVTLGEKAYNFLCSDVVPFNQIRGQFINYKTYSVLPTFSVSYLLRNPSSKKEAYYDMLKIKSTLESN
- the aspS gene encoding aspartate--tRNA ligase; protein product: MRTHYCTEVTEKNIGEIVTVAGWVNSRRDHGGIIFIDLRDRGGLVQLVCDPADNKEAWEVADSVRDEFVLIAKGKVRERGEGLENPNLITGKIEIVVESLTIENRSKPMPFELGDEKVNEEIRLKNRFLELRTKRSYDIFKLRSTANIAVRNCLNELGFLDVETPILTKSTPEGARDYLVPSRVHPGEFYALPQSPQLFKQLLMVSGFDKYFQIAKCFRDEDLRADRQPEFTQIDVEMSFCTQEDVIQVAEKLIHDTFKACGKDVPTTFPRITYKEAMEKYGSDKPDLRFDMAMVDVIDVFANSTNEIFASIAKDTKNNRIKALKCPNGDNIFSKRQMKGFEDYVRKFGAKGLGYFQMKEDGLKGPLTKFFSEADLEEIIKLTSLEVGDVVFFGAGDKKTVCDYMGRFRLYLAEQMDIIPSDTFEFVWVVDFPMFEVEDGRTKALHHPFTMPNLEKCDLDNIEDIEDIESIAYDIVLNGTELGGGSIRIHKEEIQSKVFKLMGISDEDAQEKFGFLLDALKYGAPSHGGFAMGFDRLIMLLAGTDSIRDVIAFPKTQRAQCLLTDAPSAVDTDQLKELSLRIRKIEA
- a CDS encoding metal ABC transporter solute-binding protein, Zn/Mn family; translated protein: MFKIFFILLLFFSSAFSMTAVTVTYPIEAFFLKKIADKTVYIRVIEQSATKFNLDNLEETKKFATSHYYFNFGLDEEKTIEDYFKKRNPNLKVFNMSESLLFLKLKNGKFNPYIWLDPISARDIAKNIYEAIIKIRPYDKDIYKVNYENFLNELDETYLDIKKRLDESELYGIFSFNNELDYFTNRFRINNYHREYRMLHIDEVSSLLKFVRKENIKHILISNEADFRVAQSFKGYIDGKIIEYNIYTRHWKVNLYTILRGIENF